The following proteins come from a genomic window of Armigeres subalbatus isolate Guangzhou_Male unplaced genomic scaffold, GZ_Asu_2 Contig223, whole genome shotgun sequence:
- the LOC134203775 gene encoding large ribosomal subunit protein uL18-like isoform X2: protein MKDADDGGINIPHSAKRFPGYIAEVHHAHNFGQHVADYMRTLEEEGEETYKRQFSKSLASESSGFEAPPNAEAFRTASFRLR, encoded by the exons ATGAAGGATGCCGACGATGGTGGCATCAACATCCCGCACTCCGCCAAGCGTTTCCCAGGATACATCGCTGAAGTTCACCACGCTCATAACTTCGGGCAACACGTCGCCGACTATATGCGCACCCTGGAGGAAGAGGGTGAGGAGACGTACAAGCGCCAATTCAGCAAATCATTGGCCTCGGAATCAAG CGGCTTTGAAGCGCCACCAAATGCTGAAGCTTTTCGTACCGCTTCATTCCGGCTAAGGTAA
- the LOC134203775 gene encoding large ribosomal subunit protein uL18-like isoform X1, producing MLKLFVGYSVHWIFTGEEYLVELVYDGPGAFRCYLDVTLARTTTGVRVFGAMKDADDGGINIPHSAKRFPGYIAEVHHAHNFGQHVADYMRTLEEEGEETYKRQFSKSLASESSGFEAPPNAEAFRTASFRLR from the exons ATGCTGAAGCTTTTCGTA GGATACTCTGTACACTGGATTTTTACTGGGGAAGAATATTTGGTCGAACTAGTCTATGACGGACCAGGAGCGTTCCGGTGCTACTTAGATGTTACCCTCGCCCGCACCACCACTGGAGTCCGCGTCTTTGGTGCCATGAAGGATGCCGACGATGGTGGCATCAACATCCCGCACTCCGCCAAGCGTTTCCCAGGATACATCGCTGAAGTTCACCACGCTCATAACTTCGGGCAACACGTCGCCGACTATATGCGCACCCTGGAGGAAGAGGGTGAGGAGACGTACAAGCGCCAATTCAGCAAATCATTGGCCTCGGAATCAAG CGGCTTTGAAGCGCCACCAAATGCTGAAGCTTTTCGTACCGCTTCATTCCGGCTAAGGTAA